In the Pleurodeles waltl isolate 20211129_DDA chromosome 3_1, aPleWal1.hap1.20221129, whole genome shotgun sequence genome, AAATGAGCTGAAAACCTCTGTAAACAGTGCTTTTCAGCTCTTTTTTGGAGGCTTTAAACTACTGacatccattaatgggtgtgaaaaaacccaggacattggcagcagcctcagcaagctttttgtatggaggaggagggggcttatGTGTGGGGTAGAGGCAAAAGTGCCCCTTAGGTACTTCTTGGCacaaggccccaccccctcctcacacaGTGAGATTTTTATTTAAGTTTTCAGGTCTGCGCATTGTTACTATCTGTCCTTTACAAAGTACTGTTTCGTACTTTGTCACTGCAAAAAGAGTTGCAAAGCATTTCTGCATGCTGTTGTGAACTGCAAGGGGTGGATGCCCCTTGCCATCCTTATAAAATGTGACTTGAGATGTTGCACCCTTTGGATTCAGTTGCACTGTCTTGGCGAATGCAGAGCCTTTCATCAGGACCTGTGGTGATTTGTCCCCTTTcagatattttgtgtgtagataatAGATTTTAATTACCTATTGTTAACCCATAAAACATTAAATCGCTAGTTGTCATGTAATCTCCATATCTTTCTTCCATTCTATCACATTTGCTTCAGGTTATTCTTTATctataatgaaaataaaaagctattattctACTATCGCACTATGCAATATTATGCAAGCCCCACAATAAGTGGGTGAGAATTTTGCGGAGTGATTTGAAGCAGTCCCTAGACAGCATTAgcgttatattaaaaaaaaaaaaaaatacctgaagtaaaaaaaaatgcatgcatGCTTTGTGCCTTACTGTTTCTTATTTCTTTTGTTGTAATTCATTGTCCTAAAACAGTGGCCTCTGTTTCATGCAGGAAAATCCCTTCAAAGAAAGGATCGTCCAGGCTTTCTCCGAAGATGGCGAGGGGAATCTCAGCTTCAATGACTTCGTCGACATGTTCTCCGTGCTCAGTGAAATGGCTCCCAGAGAGCTTAAAGCAATCTATGCCTTTAAAATTTATGGTAATATGCTGAATGCATTACTGATGCTAACATGTATGATGTTCTGGCTTTACAAATGGTGGGTTTTAACACAAGTAGTCTTGGCAAGCCACTACAAATTCAAAAATAAACAagttcacaaaaatagcaaagattGCTATGAGTGTGATGTGATTACATGCTTATTTGTATCTTTAACCCCACTTTCTCATTTCATCTCCAGGACCCTCCTGGTTTTTAATTCCAATCTCTGATTATCATCTTTAAAAATAGGAAATAGTGGAGTAAAAGTTAGTCTGAGCACAGTGCTAATAATTGACTTGGGTGTGTATAGTAGATCAGCCATGCTGTTACCCGTGCAGGAGTTACCAGCAgtgacagtggcgtaacaaaggctcccgcagcaccctcacccacccatccgcacagtacactgtgcatgggcggcaGGCCCGTGAATGGGTCCAGAGCGGAGTGGGTCCTCTCCAGAGACTTTGCAGGGCGGCCCTGATGTTTTGTTACGCCACTAAGCACTGGGCTCATTTTAACTTTCAAGTGGCCACTGTTTTACATTGTAGAGACAGTATTCAGTAGAGAGAAGTGGGGCAGTCTTGTCAGCCAGAGTGCAGCCCCATCCTCCTGATGCTAGTAAGACACGCCACGATTTACATATGTCAACATGAGTTTCACATCCAGCCTACTAGttatttttccaacatactaggatTACAGCTGTCCGCTTGGGACCAAAAAGTTAATAATTGTATTGTAACTTGTCAGATTGATTCAAGCTGCACATCTCCTTTTAAGAGAGCATTGACCACTATTTCCATCCATGTAGAAGCATTGATTGGTTGAACCTCTGGAGTGCTATGTCACTTAGAAGGTCTATTTTGAGTATATTGGATGAAGAGTGCCTGATGAAAAGCAGTATATGCTCATTCTCCCATATTTGTGAGtcacccacctcatttagaggtCGGTGAAGCATCAGGCTTCTTTAGAAATTTACCCTGGCTCATTACTTTTTTGGTTTTCAATAAGACACCGGCTATCGGAGTTTATTAGTGGAAAAGAAATGTTTTCTGAGCGAACGAAAGAACATGGTACCTTCTGGGCATGTGTTCTGCCTTCACTGCATCCACAAGTGCATCCcatgcactgaaggcagtgagatCCCTCCTAGGCCAGCAGGAATCTTTAGCTAGGGTGGGTGGTCTGCGGGGGGACCACAGGCCATAAACTCTGCTGACCTTGCGGAATCGTGGGCCACCCACCAAGCCTCATCGAGCCCTTATTCTAATTTGGTATTTCACTATGCTTAGAGTTTTCTCAACAAAGACTAGCAAAATTAGAAAACTTTTAGGGAATATCAACACACATAATTTAGATATGTGTGTTTTAAATATACATATTATGCAGTGCAGATAACCTGAACTATGAATAATTTGTTAATTGTGGCCTTCAGTAAAGGAGCTGAAAATGCTCAAAAtgatacacaaaacacaaaaatgcaTCTTTACTATTCATTACATACCAAAAGAAATCTGTATtcctattttgcaccttcatggCTCCCCCTCTGAGCTATTGAAGTCTCGAAAAAAGCCCTGCCGAGCACATCTCTCTAATATTGGGTCTCTCATTCACCTTTATCTTAATTCTTCTAGGGACaccttttatttaaatgtttttgtcaTTCATTACAAGCTTTGCCATGCATTGCAAATGAgggcgcgtgttatagttacctaaCGGCATAAGCCATTGTTACTAGAGagtactataactggtgaatctctgagtttgttttagtttaaaacattacgttgTCAATGAAATTTTTGCCtagctataatgtcactttaacctttgtttttcagtgaatttctaaacgtattttaatgtaaagtattgTAGTATTACTTTATGTAAAGCCAACCAGAGTCCTGCGTCCAAACCCCTGCATGCAGGCAACCTCCTGCCTGCAGACAACCCCCCGGGGAAGCCCAGTCCCTGTGCATTgcgtggggttggccgcagggcccaaACTCTGAGCAGCCAACCCTACAGCAAGCACAGCCTGCTGCAACACTAAATATGAAATGTAAGTTCATTGATTTTATGAAGGGCTGAGCATGTAAATATAGATAGAGCAGATCTATCCTCTTTCTCCAAAAAGCACCATTATGTTTAATCAGATGTATATTTCATTAgctcacacaatgcaatgtttattaaTTTTGATTACTATAAAATTGTATAGTAAAGATTTAATAAAAAAACGTTTGTCAATTTTGTGGGTGAGAACTGGCAAATTAAACAGCCAGAGCAatattgtttgtttgttgttttttaaataacacaaACGTGTCTctgactctttcttttaaaaattgaCAGCCCAGAAAATGCAGTCATAAAAGTAACCACATGAGGGCCTTGCAGGCAGCTAAAATGTATAGAGTtccagctaggagtgctttaaGAAAATATGGTTCTCCTGGAGTCATGGATTCAATAACCCAGTTTCCTAATGTTGCTAGGGGACGGTGGGGGTGCTGCAGAACTCCCTGCTGCCCCCCttaacaataaacaaaaataatatgtAATGCCCCTGTCCCTTATAGGGAGATCACAAagctaaaagcaaacaaaatataaacagttcttgcagggcattgtggggtgCTCCTTAGTATGAGTGGTCAATAATAAATGAGCAACGCTGGCAGCtgatttattattcacttttttttcccagtccttccatcccacccaggacacccagtgttttatttttttatttttttgtgtgcgtgcatgcatgtgtgtctccCCTCCAAATCAGATTAGCACTTCTCATTTAAGAAGGCTCCCAAGCCAACAAATGACTTCaccttatttgttttttgtttgtagaTTTTAACACGGATAACTATATTTGTAAGTCTGACTTGGAGAAAACCCTCAATAAGGTGACacgtgaagagctggaggaagaggaagtgactCTGGTTTGCGAAAAAGTAATAGAAGAGGCAGATATGGATGGTGATGGGAAACTAGCCTTTGCGGATTTTGAAAACATGATTTCCAAAGCACCAGATTTCCTCAGGTACCAATATTAGTCTTgttgattctttttctttttcttttaactttCTTTTAATTAAATATTTCCACTGATCCCTTACTTAGTAGTCTAGTTCTTATTTCAAATCTTCCTATAGATCTCTTGCTGGAAATGATTTTGCACTGTAGACTCGCTGTTGTCAGAAATCTGCACCCTGGGTTTTCTCAGCTATTTATCAAATCATTTCTTAATTGTTTATTTAACTTTGTTAAAATCTATTTTGTTTATACTTAAATATATAAAGCCATTTTTGTGCAGAAGTACTatattacaaataaatatatacatatattggagAGTTTTCAATGTAGGTGAAAAAGGAGCCTGTATGATTCCCATCTTTAGATTTTTGTATCCAAAAAAAGATTTtaaacacactttcaatcataacaaaACGGTTTCACTAACATAGAAAAATCATACAGATTGAAAGAGGTGGCACACACAATTTTCTGATGCACATTATAGACATCACAAATGTGCAAACTCATTTCACCTGCACTAGGTCCTCATTGCCAAATTGACTTGGTATGCAGGAAGGAAAACTGGGGCAGAATAAAAGCACAGGTTATAGTCTTACAGCCTTGTCTATGAACCTTAAAGCAACAAGTTCATATTTATTAGCTATATTAAGCCATATAAGGAGAATATAAAGCCTGATTAGGTTGTGGGGCCCCAGTCTACAACCTACCTGGCCCAGGGTGTTAGCTTCCCTGGATGGTTCTGAAAAGTAGCATCAGCTGTTCATTTGTTAGCTCGTTCAATTCCTAACATTAATTTGTCCCATCTGCATTGCACTTTCCCTGGCATGATAACTGTGCAATGTACTGGTCAGAGACTAAGATACAGTGAACATGTGATTGCCAGAGTAGTTGTTACTGAGGCTGGAAGTGGACTATTACTGCATCATGAGTGTTGGTGCCAACAATTCACTTCCTGACTCCACACTACGTAGTTTTATGTAAAGGGTACAGAATAAATACAGGAGCTTAGAAAGCTACAAAGCAGTGGTTTCTGACATACACTCTCAAGTACAAAAATCACGTGGTACACTCAACAAGTGACCTGCAGCAACTTCCATGACAACTGTTATGGTTGATCTGGGTTTGTGTCGAATGCCACTTGTTTGCATGTTGCGTAATAGGAAATGTGTTGATGTGCAAATAAATTCATTATTTGAAATTGGATAAAACGCAATAGACAGAGGTTATTGATTAGATGTGGTTCAGTTGAAATCAGTCTTTTTATAAAAACGCAGTTGAGTAGTTGGAAATATGAATATTGTCAAGTATGCTCTTTAAAACTTTGTTTTGTTTATATGGGCTAAAGTGATGTAATATAATCtacttcattgaaaacaatgggaaaccttATGACTTGTGTATTtcggtaattgttttttttttttaaagactaatTGCAAAATTAATACATTATGTAATATATTGAAATATTATTCTGCTCTCCTCGTTAATTGTCAGTGACCAGAACCATGATTAGTCAGCAAAATGATCTGTAGGTAgagccacaaaaataaaaagattatACAGTTCATACATTTTTATGAACCTTTGACCGCATTGGTGTAATTCAGTTAGACAGGTATGTTCAGTATCCAGATTATACACTCCCATTTTGCTGAAAAAGTCACATACTTGAAGATACGTACAGAAACCAATTTGTGGGTTAACACATTTGACTGGATCTAAATAATAAACTGTAATCTTCTGGTGTGATACAATTTACGTGCTTATAACAGCCCTAACTGACGCAACACCCTGAAACTCAGATCACAAAATATATTAGACAGAGCTGTGTTTGCCCACAACACTGCACATCCTGTGAGTATACAAGCCCTATCCTGTATCCAGCAGATGCTATGGAAAGCCCCAAGTTGCTGAGGTTTTACCCCTCTTAATAGCTAGTCACAGTAATTCTTAGCAGACAACACACAATTTTAATTCCAACACATATTTTAAATATTGAAAATACTACAGGGATCAGAAATGCATACAATTAATATAGCTACCACCCCCCCAACCATTAcccgataaaaaaataaataaaaaaacagattaGCCCTATAGGTTTTCCTATACCCCCAGAAGAATTGCTGATGCGTAAATCTAATCACAGAAAACATATATTAGGGATTAATAATGAACACAAGAGGAAAGGATGTAGGAAGGTTGTTAGTAACACCATTTTGATATTGTACGACCCAAGGATACTCATAAGGCCAACCAATTCCTCATCAAGGTGATAGTTTGTGTGAGCAGGGGTTCTTTCTGTCCATATCAGCCAATATCATTACTGCTGGTAAACTACATCTTACTACTTTTAGAGTcatagcaggaaatgccccaacacagcAGTCTCTCTTTCAATATCAGGAATAATACAGCTGGCATAATCCATATATATCATATCATCATTTGTAAGTGCAGTCATATTGAACTGAATATAATTCAGTACCACCAGTTTGAGGGACTTCAGAATGAATGTGCCTTCAATAGGGCTGTTAGTAAAGGGAAATAATAAAGGTGATATAGAGCACCCTTGAGCACCTCTGCAAGTCCATATAGCCTCTGAGAAAGCCACCATAGTGACAGTCTAGGCACTAGAAGCCCTAAAAATGCCGGGCATTAATGCATGTTGCCAAGGCAAGACAATCTTAGTAGTGACGCTCCTGAAACATGTCACAGGTATTTTAGAGTAAATATTCATGCTAAAGTTACTTAAAGAGATGGACCTTTAACATCCTTGCTCCCTAGCCTGCTGCCCTTTTTTTAGGCTAAAACAATGCTGATTCTATTCACGAATCCGGTACCCCTTCATTCTCATTAATTCAAAATGCTAATTCTCAAAAGACTATAATAATGGTTGCAGTGGTGGCTCACTAAGCGTAGAAGCAGCAGGCGGTgcgtgtgggtggggggaggaaattaaaaaatacattaataaaagaaaagaaacgtACCTTTGCCGCGGctggtgggctggagagagcctaatgcacgtgtgtttggccagcccgagacggccagccaaacaaacatgcacagtgaggggagtgctgtacactccccctcactactcgtcacccccgtggccccgccccttttactgaaaaatgataataaacatagtttattattgtttttcagtaaaaggtgtgcagctactgctgctggcgggagtgacgctcctccgtccaaatggaggagccgcccctcaaTGATTGCAGAACTAAAGACCTTATAAAATCCAACAAAAAGTGAGGGTCCAATGCACTAACCCCTGTTCCCAAACCAGGATGTGCAAATTGCACAGCATCTGATTTGCAACTGGGTTGAAATTTGCTATGTGGCCTATGTAAAAAGTGAACTCTTCGCAAATTGACCATTTGAAGAGGATTGCTAAGGAATCAAAATAATTAGTTAAAATTCTCCCCATGTCAACACTAAAGGGGAAGCTAAAACATTTTTGACCTGCAATGGGTCTGAGAATTGCACATGTTGAGATGATTGCAGAAATCTTCAGGGGCTCTGAGAAGAGGTGGCCTGGTACAGGTAGTGGCAGATTGCTGTGCATTCTTTATAACACACCAGAGTACAGCGTGGGGCTCATTACAAGGGTGTTCGCAGTGAATCAAGATTCAAAGATTCAGGTTGCCAAAGGAACCTAACTAAGGTGGGTGATTGTATGTGAGTGTTATACATTTAGACATTGTTGACAGCCATATAAGCCATTATGTACGCAGAAATAGATGCAAATTACAAACGTAAATCGTTATTGAAATATAAAACGCATGACATTGCACAATTCACACAACTCTACAATCAATCAGACACATTGTAAAACATTGCATGTACACACACAGAGGCACGCCGCTCAACCGGCACCCCACCTCTTTCGAACCCTCAAACAAGGTCTCGCAGGACAAGGTGAAGAAGGCAGAGCCCAGAGTGTGGGCTCTATTCACATGCCAACAGTAATGCTTgacttgttatttttttttcccaagcaATGCTTGTTTTCCTATTCACACTTGTGTCCACGTTTTGTAGAATAACATGTGGAAGCTGAATACCTAAAATATACCTGTAAAGTTCCGAGTAGTAACTTTGCAGTTGTATTTTTAGTTTATGTATCCTTAACACACAGGGCACTGGGAAACGGAGGCCTACTGCTGGATGCCAGAAAAAGATAATTCGGGATGCAAATGTCAGATATAGGTCCACATGGGGACAAAAGCTTGGTTAAtacattattgaaaacaatattttgtgatattttaatactAGACTAAACTCCCAAAGTTGCCTGCTGCAAGAATACCGTTTCAGATATATTCTTGGATCTACGGGCCGTTTATATTTTTCCTTCCTATCCAGGGTAAAAATTGCCAGTGAAGCGGAGTTTGATGAACTGGACGCCAGAATCTTACAGACCATGGGGATGGTCACTGGTCGCCACAGGCAACCAGACCATGGCGAACCTAATGAGCATACCGTGCTCCGACAGGCACTGACTACTGCCTATGAACAATTTATTAAGACACTTTCTATGCTTCTGCTGATTCGAAGTTTCTTCAGATGAGGTTGGAAGAACTGAATTCTATATATCTATTGATAAATTCATGCATTCTCGGTGTCATAGCTGGGCTTATATATATGACGTTCTTACAGCTGATGGGGCCATGCGTGGGTACCCAGGAGCAGATCGGATTGTTTCATGTCTAGAGCTTCAAACTTTCTCAGAGAAAAATGCTTGTAATCTGTAATTATTGAAATAATCATTTTGGGATAGGTTAGTCAGCTTCAGGATGCCTTTTTAAAGTTATTTCCTGATGTATTTGTTCTTCTAcgtttatttaaaaaatggaaaaatattgGCCAAAAAAGCATAACATGATCATGTTATGCTTATTTTGCCAATATTTTTACCAGTTGTGACATAAAACTACCAGTCATGTCAGTACAATACCTGCCAGATGTCAACCCTTTTCATGACACTtcagacatcttcttcttctgtgcAGAGCTATATTTAACCCCTTAAATGCTCTGTGTCCCCATCCTAGCACTATCCTGAGTGGGAATATGCTCCTCTGGCCTAGTACAGAGGGAAAAACTCTTCTTCAGAATCCATACAAGGAAGAAAAAAATCCTATAAGTATCGCTCAGGTTGCAGCTGGAGTAAAAGCCCAGGTGTTGCAGAGAAAGTGCAGTATCCCTCAGGAGTTCTGCAAAGCACACCAGGTTCCACCCTCAGATTGCCACTCTAGGTACCTATTAAGAATccatcccctgcttcctgtttcACAGTGCACAtggaaattggggggggggggtaccctaGCACTTGAACTTCAATCTCTGCGTTATTGTTGCAAGAGTAGGAGTACACACAAGAGAAATGGTATTAATCAACAGTTTATGGTCCAAAATGCACcttcatttttagttttaggtttaGCTGTTTTAGCTATTGTTTTAAATACATAATCTATTAGAATCCCTCAAGCTTTTGCCACGAGCACAAGTCgaacacacagttccagtatatggtctcctaGGGGACTTAGGTGCCCTTTTTGTGCAGCAGCggagtccaaagtcctgttgtcggtgactgcgtcttctctgtgcctcttctagcattcaaagtcagaactgaggttctggtgccaggggagccgcttaaatcctagtttagggtGCGTTAAGtgagtgagggacagtggccaatgggctactggtcacTGCAGCTACTCCCCCCCTGAGATGATGACTTTCTGTGGGAGTACGTTACTTTCCTACCCCAAACCCTCTATTTCCAAGGTTTGCCAGCATGGCAGAATCTTTTCTCGGCTGTACAGGActcctagcccaccctaaatgTGTGACCAGCCTTTTGGAGGTGTATGCCTCACGAATAACTAATTTTTCTGCTTAGACAGGGCAGGGAAGGGCTTTGCCCTCGAGAGGGGGACAAGACATTACATATTAAGAGCTGTGACAGCCTTGATCACTGTAAACACTAGGCGTCCTGGGACGGTGGAGGTGTGACTTTGTTCTTGACTAGGTCCTTGGTCTCCATCCtgggggaagtgctagcacaaccagcagggGGGCATACTTTCCTTGGCAGCAAGTGGCCTTAAGGGAGCCTGCCAAGGCAGGAGAAAGCTGGCAACTAGGTGAGCATCTTCTAAGGACATCACCCGGGTATATGCAAGCTAATTctaggccatcatggagctggacacc is a window encoding:
- the CIB2 gene encoding calcium and integrin-binding family member 2, with translation MGNKQTIFTDEQLDAYQDCTFFTRKEILRLHSRYYELAPNIVPMDYTDDPDVKLPIQLIINMPELVENPFKERIVQAFSEDGEGNLSFNDFVDMFSVLSEMAPRELKAIYAFKIYDFNTDNYICKSDLEKTLNKVTREELEEEEVTLVCEKVIEEADMDGDGKLAFADFENMISKAPDFLSTFHIRI